A single region of the Sphingobium sp. TKS genome encodes:
- a CDS encoding FAD:protein FMN transferase: protein MLTRCKPLLGTLVEISVPEAAAGAVDRAFAAIAEVHARMSFHAEDSDLALLRKAPPGMTVEVASETVEVLRIALDLHRESNGLFDVTIGRELVRSGFLPRPEGPMWSRHSGTSADIEILDDRRVRCHKAILIDLGGIAKGFAVDRAVAALQSAGAMEGLVNAGGDLRMYGDREWVVQLRDGDGAVRTSIALADCAIASSSNFANRRRRLDRVHTPHIGAGRSPVAVPGRVSVIADRCVMADALTKVAIACPETAQEMIKRYGGYILPQSDLGKAA, encoded by the coding sequence TTGCTGACCCGATGCAAGCCTCTGCTCGGCACATTGGTCGAGATATCCGTTCCGGAAGCTGCGGCAGGTGCGGTGGACCGTGCCTTCGCGGCAATCGCGGAGGTTCATGCGCGCATGTCCTTTCATGCCGAAGACAGCGATCTGGCGCTTCTCAGGAAGGCGCCCCCCGGCATGACCGTCGAGGTCGCGTCCGAGACGGTTGAAGTGCTGCGCATCGCGCTCGATCTCCACAGGGAATCGAACGGTCTGTTCGATGTGACAATCGGCCGGGAACTGGTCCGCTCCGGATTCCTGCCGCGACCGGAAGGCCCAATGTGGTCTCGCCATTCGGGCACCTCGGCAGACATTGAAATTCTCGATGACCGCCGCGTGCGCTGCCACAAGGCGATACTGATCGACCTTGGTGGGATCGCCAAGGGCTTTGCCGTTGATCGGGCAGTCGCGGCTTTACAGTCGGCTGGAGCCATGGAGGGGCTGGTCAATGCTGGCGGTGACCTGCGGATGTACGGGGACCGCGAATGGGTAGTGCAACTGCGCGATGGCGATGGCGCTGTTCGCACGTCTATTGCCCTTGCCGATTGCGCCATCGCCAGCTCATCCAATTTTGCTAACCGCCGCAGGCGACTGGACCGTGTTCATACTCCGCACATCGGTGCCGGCCGCTCACCTGTAGCAGTACCAGGCCGGGTCAGTGTCATCGCCGATCGCTGCGTGATGGCCGATGCCCTGACCAAGGTTGCAATCGCTTGCCCAGAAACGGCGCAGGAAATGATCAAGCGTTACGGTGGATACATCCTCCCCCAATCTGACCTTGGAAAGGCCGCCTGA
- a CDS encoding FMN-binding protein → MTRFNWASMFATPVLAASSSAVAADYLTVAEAQHILVPQADAFTPFPVALSPAQLAQIRQISGVPQRTAQPRVWRAAVGGRLLGWVIVDEVIGKHEYITYATGISPDGHVLGVEILSYRESKGGQVRDARWRGLFRGKTVRDKFKLNQDIPNISGATLSSRNVTDGVKRLLAIHAVALAQAR, encoded by the coding sequence ATGACAAGATTCAACTGGGCAAGTATGTTCGCCACGCCGGTGCTTGCGGCCTCATCGAGCGCGGTCGCCGCCGATTACCTGACTGTGGCCGAGGCCCAGCATATCCTCGTGCCGCAAGCGGATGCTTTCACGCCATTTCCTGTTGCCCTTTCCCCGGCGCAGCTTGCGCAGATCCGTCAGATTTCCGGCGTCCCGCAGCGCACAGCCCAACCGCGCGTGTGGCGCGCCGCCGTCGGCGGCAGGCTGCTCGGCTGGGTGATCGTCGACGAGGTGATCGGCAAGCACGAGTACATCACTTATGCCACTGGCATCTCGCCCGATGGCCATGTGCTGGGCGTCGAAATCCTGAGCTATCGCGAGAGCAAGGGCGGTCAAGTGCGCGACGCACGGTGGCGTGGCCTTTTCCGGGGCAAGACGGTGCGCGACAAGTTCAAGCTCAATCAGGACATACCGAACATTTCCGGCGCCACCTTGTCGTCGCGCAACGTCACTGATGGGGTGAAGCGCCTTCTCGCCATTCACGCCGTCGCCTTGGCTCAGGCGAGGTAA
- a CDS encoding DUF6662 family protein encodes MRPFSSRSGGLFFCALALGAATAFPGVAHADENLFGYNTGAETLPKGSGEIYVFNTLRSDKGQGTYRAIDTEIEGEYGVTDRITVSAAASFLTIDTHGLLIDGYLPAPIDKGPRFSGLELKSKFNVLSPALDDFGLAVITSVEWKRLDPHSGQRKTEYEGRVVLAAQKYFRQGQIVWVGNLGLKAGHEKRAPIANLPADFDWPTTPEMEIELSAGTGLTYRVAPNWFIGAETQYTSEYETEVGQERWSLFAGPTIHYGGKKFWATLTWFPQIKGGGERYNGQTDTNLHLIEKTRNEFRLKLGMNF; translated from the coding sequence ATGCGTCCATTTTCCAGCCGCTCTGGCGGCCTGTTTTTCTGCGCCCTGGCTCTGGGGGCTGCCACCGCATTCCCCGGCGTGGCCCATGCTGACGAGAACCTGTTCGGCTACAACACCGGCGCCGAAACCCTGCCGAAGGGCTCGGGCGAAATCTATGTGTTCAACACCTTGCGCTCGGACAAGGGGCAAGGCACTTACCGCGCGATCGATACCGAGATTGAAGGTGAATACGGCGTCACCGACAGGATCACCGTGTCGGCCGCCGCGAGCTTCCTCACCATCGACACCCATGGCTTGCTGATCGATGGCTATCTCCCGGCGCCCATCGACAAGGGGCCGCGTTTTTCGGGTCTCGAACTCAAATCGAAGTTCAACGTCCTCAGTCCAGCCCTCGACGATTTTGGGCTCGCCGTCATCACCTCGGTCGAATGGAAGCGGCTCGACCCGCATAGCGGCCAGCGCAAGACGGAATATGAAGGCAGGGTCGTACTGGCTGCGCAGAAATATTTCCGCCAGGGCCAGATCGTCTGGGTCGGCAACCTCGGCCTCAAGGCCGGGCATGAAAAGCGTGCACCAATTGCCAATCTGCCTGCCGATTTCGACTGGCCAACCACACCCGAAATGGAAATCGAACTCAGCGCCGGCACGGGCCTCACTTATCGTGTCGCGCCGAACTGGTTCATCGGTGCTGAGACTCAATATACATCGGAATATGAGACCGAGGTCGGCCAGGAGCGCTGGTCGCTGTTTGCCGGCCCGACGATCCACTATGGCGGCAAGAAATTCTGGGCCACGCTCACCTGGTTTCCGCAGATCAAGGGCGGCGGCGAGCGCTATAACGGGCAGACCGACACCAATCTGCACCTGATCGAGAAGACCAGGAACGAGTTTCGGCTTAAACTTGGCATGAACTTCTGA
- a CDS encoding rod shape-determining protein, whose product MLYKLRPEDIPSLNCYQDEMKRLFQGMGKPDFGIDFGTANTRIVTSGGGILFDEPSLCCFMGQADRGELVAAGSAVRSMLDRTSGAMMVARPLKRGVLSDIAAARDYLAYAVQSSVGQRRLRSFRAIIGVPADATNAERSALLTAANDAGLGSVQLLAEPLVAALGADLPIELPQGTMIVECGAGTTEAAILSLGGICATASLRGGGDALDGAISDHLHFRHKFLIGASTAEKAKRELVEMFHDGVDASVSIRIKGRNLANGLPGAISIPVSDLHPVVEKHVAGIAAMVLNLLSQIPPELSRDIHDGGIVLTGGSAEIGLVGRAIVDVTGLSVTVADNHAHCVARGLQRALAH is encoded by the coding sequence ATGCTGTACAAACTGCGTCCGGAAGACATTCCAAGCCTCAACTGCTACCAAGATGAAATGAAAAGACTGTTTCAAGGCATGGGCAAGCCCGATTTCGGAATCGATTTTGGCACAGCGAACACGCGCATCGTAACGTCCGGCGGCGGTATTCTGTTCGACGAACCATCCCTGTGCTGTTTTATGGGGCAGGCTGATCGTGGCGAACTGGTGGCCGCAGGTTCTGCTGTCAGGTCCATGCTGGATCGGACCTCCGGAGCGATGATGGTCGCCCGTCCGCTCAAACGCGGGGTTCTGAGCGACATCGCTGCTGCGCGTGATTATCTGGCCTATGCCGTGCAGTCGAGCGTCGGCCAACGTCGGCTGCGCTCCTTCCGCGCAATCATTGGCGTTCCTGCCGATGCAACCAACGCTGAACGCAGCGCTCTGCTTACAGCTGCGAATGACGCTGGCCTCGGATCAGTCCAGTTGCTCGCAGAACCACTTGTGGCTGCGCTCGGTGCAGACCTTCCGATCGAGCTGCCCCAAGGCACCATGATCGTTGAATGCGGAGCAGGCACCACGGAAGCAGCCATACTCTCGCTTGGCGGGATTTGCGCGACGGCATCGCTTCGCGGCGGCGGAGATGCCTTGGATGGCGCGATTTCCGACCATCTCCATTTCCGTCACAAGTTCCTCATCGGCGCAAGTACGGCAGAGAAGGCCAAGCGCGAGCTGGTTGAAATGTTTCATGATGGAGTAGACGCCAGCGTCTCTATCCGGATCAAGGGCCGTAATCTGGCTAACGGCCTGCCTGGCGCAATCAGTATTCCCGTCAGCGACTTGCATCCGGTCGTGGAGAAGCACGTAGCGGGAATTGCCGCAATGGTGCTGAACCTTCTCAGTCAGATACCGCCCGAACTGAGCCGAGACATTCACGATGGCGGCATTGTCCTAACCGGTGGAAGCGCAGAAATCGGTCTTGTCGGTCGGGCCATTGTCGACGTCACGGGGCTGTCTGTGACGGTGGCTGACAACCACGCCCATTGCGTGGCACGCGGTCTGCAAAGGGCGCTCGCGCATTAA